The following coding sequences lie in one Sorghum bicolor cultivar BTx623 chromosome 6, Sorghum_bicolor_NCBIv3, whole genome shotgun sequence genomic window:
- the LOC8073387 gene encoding uncharacterized protein LOC8073387 gives MPSSPAPPPPPPHGEGVAMIVCAGAAVCCMCGDHGLAGELFRCRCCRARLQHSYCSDLYPRAAAYRRCNWCLRLREPADNNKPEEKRKTTAPAPVPASDEDQRRQRHEVCSPSPRRRSRSPPAELAGHHPVKKKKHRAEEKKTSQPAPAPAAGKKEIIIIAGAGGGSKDEEVMRAGTKARVNRVRVRRYKLLTEVISC, from the coding sequence ATGCCGTCGtcgccggctcctcctcctcctcctccccatgGCGAGGGCGTCGCGATGATTGTgtgcgccggcgccgccgtgtGCTGCATGTGCGGCGACCACGGCCTGGCGGGCGAGCTGTTCCGGTGCAGGTGCTGCCGCGCCCGGCTGCAGCACAGCTACTGCAGCGACCTGTACCCGAGGGCGGCCGCGTACAGGCGCTGCAACTGGTGCCTGCGGCTGCGGGAGCCGGCTGACAACAACAAGcccgaggagaagcgcaagacgaccgcgccggcgccggtgcCGGCGTCGGACGAGGATCAGCGGCGGCAGCGCCACGAGGTGTGCTCCCCGTCCCCGCGGAGGAGGTCGCGGTCGCCGCCCGCGGAGCTCGCCGGACACCAcccggtgaagaagaagaagcacaGGGCCGAGGAGAAGAAGACGTCgcagccggcgccggcgccggccgcgGGGAAGAAGGAGATCATTATTATCGCTGGTGCCGGTGGCGGCAGCAAGGACGAGGAGGTGATGCGGGCGGGGACCAAGGCGCGGGTGAACAGGGTCAGGGTGCGGCGGTACAAGCTCCTCACTGAGGTCATCAGCTGCTAA
- the LOC8073388 gene encoding zinc finger BED domain-containing protein RICESLEEPER 2 isoform X1, protein MIIVHEYSFRMVEHKWFNILMRWMNSNYECIGRKTIKNECMKVYESEKEQLKKSLREAESISLTTDLWTSNQNGQYMCLVAHYIDSDWVLQCRVLNFVELEPPHTGLVIAHAIFECLVEWKIEDKVMLITLDNASNNDVATTNLSAKLLARKNAQFDPKYFHVRCAAHIVNLVVNDGLDPIEGLISDLRNTVKYFKRTPSRLYKFVEVCNDYAIKVGKCLSLDVKTRWNSTYKMLDTCIEYRTAFGYYAQVDQNYTWKPTDSQWNMYEKIKPILGEMAGATTAFSGSVYPTANVFYPYILKVKLALLKAKYSDDPYLKKMGAAMLSKFDKYWEEKNNVMVIATILDPRFKMRYIEFYFSQLYDSSRCEQEVADIKKELEELYKKHELEQRRKMGGSSSSSTTQSASSSKETTSSVACLVSSEFQSFLESSASESSKSELLIYLDEANHPLHDKNFNLLHYWKVNAPRFPVVSSMAKKFLAVPASSVSSESTFSCGGRILDDYRSSLKPATVQALVCASSWIRGSKSPPIIMGEDGDDGDIESVELPSSVVESN, encoded by the exons ATGATAATTGTCCATGAGTATTCTTTTAGGATGGTTGAGCATAAATGGTTCAATATCTTGATGAGGTGGATGAATAGCAATTATGAATGTATTGGTAGGAAGACTATTAAAAAtgaatgcatgaaagtttatgaATCTGAGAAAGAGCAGCTAAAGAAGAGTCTTAGAGAGGCTGAATCAATAAGTTTGACTACTGATTTGTGGACATCCAATCAAAATGGTCAGTACATGTGTTTGGTGGCACATTACATAGATAGTGATTGGGTTTTGCAATGCCGTGTCCTTAACTTTGTTGAGTTAGAGCCTCCCCACACTGGTTTGGTGATAGCTCATGCTATTTTTGAGTGTTTGGTGGAATGGAAAATAGAAGATAAGGTCATGTTAATCACCCTTGATAATGCTTCAAATAATGATGTTGCTACTACAAATTTGTCAGCTAAGTTGCTTGCTAGAAAGAATGCTCAGTTTGATCCCAAATACTTTCATGTTCGTTGTGCTGCTCACATAGTCAATTTGGTTGTTAATGATGGTTTAGACCCAATAGAAGGTCTCATAAGTGACCTAAGGAATACTGTCAAATATTTCAAGAGGACACCAAGTCGCCTGTACAAATTTGTAGAAGTTTGCAATGATTATGCTATTAAAGTTGGGAAATGTTTGTCTCTTGATGTTAAAACAAGGTGGAACTCAACATATAAAATGCTTGACACTTGCATTGAGTATAGAACTGCATTTGGTTATTATGCTCAAGTAGACCAGAACTATACATGGAAACCTACAGATTCTCAATGGAACATGTATGAGAAGATTAAGCCAATTCTAGGAGAGATGGCAGGAGCAACCACTGCATTTTCAGGATCAGTTTACCCTACTGCTAATGTTTTCTACCCTTACATTTTGAAAGTCAAACTTGCATTGTTAAAGGCAAAATACTCTGACGACCCTTATTTAAAGAAAATGGGTGCTGCAATGTTATCcaaatttgataaatattgggaAGAGAAGAATAATGTAATGGTTATTGCTACAATCCTTGACCCAAGGTTCAAAATGAGATATATTGAGTTCTATTTCAGTCAACTTTATGACTCCTCAAGGTGTGAACAAGAGGTTGCTGATATAAAAAAAGAGTTAGAAGAGTTGTACAAGAAGCATGAGTTGGAACAACGCAGAAAAATGGGTGGCAGTAGCAGCTCATCAACCACTCAATCAGCCTCATCATCAAAGGAAACAACCAGCTCAGTGGCTTGTCTTGTTTCAAGTGAATTCCAGTCCTTTCTAGAGTCTAGTGCTTCAGAAAGTTCAAAGTCTGAGTTACTTATCTATCTAGATGAAGCAAACCATCCATTACATGATAAGAATTTTAACTTACTTCACTATTGGAAGGTGAATGCTCCTAGATTTCCTGTTGTATCTAGTATGGCGAAGAAGTTCTTAGCTGTCCCAGCTAGCAGTGTATCATCAGAGTCCACTTTCagttgtggaggtagaattcttgATGATTATAGGAGTTCTTTGAAGCCAGCAACAGTTCAAGCACTGGTTTGTGCATCTAGTTGGATACGAGGTTCCAAAAGTCCTCCTATTATTATG GGAgaagatggtgatgatggtgacatTGAGAGTGTGGAGCTTCCCAGCAGCGTGGTAGAAAGCAACTAG
- the LOC8073388 gene encoding uncharacterized protein LOC8073388 isoform X2: MEDEEQAPAMLPPVAPSLESRSRHQKMPSSASNRGGRGRGRGSTAAKSTAPTPSASISVDTDMHLEPLAEDEDHGDLNAASAISISVPTDDDADDDTSQKEVGDDVSVPSNPSKATRGRKAKRAGIHLSPSKTKVKRGKRAGCWKYFKEIKVQSEKEFGVMVTKAKCRFCHKSYVYQQGGATSQLNHHLARCT; this comes from the exons ATGGAGGATGAGGAACAGGCCCCTGCGATGCTTCCTCCGGTGGCGCCAAGCCTTGAATCAAGGAGCAGACACCAGAAGATGCCGTCCTCGGCAAGCAATCGTGGTGGCCGCGGCCGCGGTCGAGGATCCACAGCTGCGAAGTCCACTGCTCCTACTCCATCGGCCTCCATATCTGTTGACACGGACATG CACTTAGAGCCTTTGGCGGAGGATGAGGACCATGGAGACTTGAATGCTGCTAGTGCTATATCTATAAGTGTGCCAACAGATGATGATGCAGATGATGATACAAGTCAGAAGGAGGTTGGAGATGATGTAAGTGTGCCATCAAATCCTTCGAAGGCAACTAGAGGGCGGAAAGCAAAGAGGGCTGGTATTCATTTATCCCCATCTAAGACCAAGGTAAAGAGAGGGAAGAGGGCTGGTTGTTGGAAGTATTTCAAGGAGATAAAGGTTCAATCTGAGAAGGAGTTTGGTGTTATGGTGACAAAGGCTAAGTGCAGATTCTGTCATAAGAGTTATGTATACCAACAAGGGGGAGCAACTTCACAGCTGAACCATCACCTTGCCCGCTGCACATAG
- the LOC8073388 gene encoding uncharacterized protein LOC8073388 isoform X3, which produces MEDEEQAPAMLPPVAPSLESRSRHQKMPSSASNRGGRGRGRGSTAAKSTAPTPSASISVDTDMVNAPRFPVVSSMAKKFLAVPASSVSSESTFSCGGRILDDYRSSLKPATVQALVCASSWIRGSKSPPIIMGEDGDDGDIESVELPSSVVESN; this is translated from the exons ATGGAGGATGAGGAACAGGCCCCTGCGATGCTTCCTCCGGTGGCGCCAAGCCTTGAATCAAGGAGCAGACACCAGAAGATGCCGTCCTCGGCAAGCAATCGTGGTGGCCGCGGCCGCGGTCGAGGATCCACAGCTGCGAAGTCCACTGCTCCTACTCCATCGGCCTCCATATCTGTTGACACGGACATG GTGAATGCTCCTAGATTTCCTGTTGTATCTAGTATGGCGAAGAAGTTCTTAGCTGTCCCAGCTAGCAGTGTATCATCAGAGTCCACTTTCagttgtggaggtagaattcttgATGATTATAGGAGTTCTTTGAAGCCAGCAACAGTTCAAGCACTGGTTTGTGCATCTAGTTGGATACGAGGTTCCAAAAGTCCTCCTATTATTATG GGAgaagatggtgatgatggtgacatTGAGAGTGTGGAGCTTCCCAGCAGCGTGGTAGAAAGCAACTAG